A window from Cellulomonas sp. C5510 encodes these proteins:
- a CDS encoding WhiB family transcriptional regulator, with product MDWRHRAACLTEDPELFFPIGNTGPALLQIEEAKAVCRRCDVVDTCLKWALESGQDAGVWGGLSEDERRALKRRTARQRRAG from the coding sequence ATGGATTGGCGCCACCGCGCAGCATGTCTGACCGAGGACCCGGAGCTGTTCTTCCCGATCGGCAACACCGGCCCGGCCCTGCTGCAGATCGAGGAGGCCAAGGCCGTGTGCCGCCGCTGCGACGTGGTGGACACCTGCCTGAAGTGGGCGCTGGAGTCCGGCCAGGACGCCGGCGTCTGGGGCGGCCTCTCCGAGGACGAGCGCCGCGCCCTGAAGCGCCGCACCGCGCGCCAGCGCCGCGCCGGCTGA